A stretch of the Bacillus anthracis str. Vollum genome encodes the following:
- a CDS encoding aliphatic sulfonate ABC transporter substrate-binding protein, whose product MYKKFKVLSFTLAISLFLFGCEKSTASSKKEDVTVQIGIQQGLSPLLLAQKKGWFEEEFKKEGVKVKWTEFQSGPPYFEAIASNRLDFGEVGNSPVISAQAAGIGFTEIANTSYARKGTGILVQKDSKITSIKELKGKKIAVAKGSSAFNLLYRALDKEGINAKDVNVIQLQPDEAQPAFESGSVDAWAIWDPFISLHTVNKGAKVITDGERLNVSSPEFLIARTKFAKEHPELVEKFLKVYEKARVWQDENLDEAIKIYTSAKKIDAEIVKEVFNHDKPILVPVTKEIVAEQQQTADFQYKLGSIKKEIKTDKVVDNSFVEKALKAN is encoded by the coding sequence ATGTATAAGAAATTTAAAGTACTTTCTTTTACTTTAGCTATATCTTTATTTTTATTCGGATGTGAAAAAAGCACAGCAAGTAGTAAGAAAGAAGATGTAACAGTGCAAATTGGTATTCAGCAAGGATTAAGTCCGCTCTTACTGGCACAGAAAAAGGGCTGGTTTGAAGAAGAATTCAAAAAGGAAGGAGTTAAAGTGAAATGGACAGAGTTTCAAAGTGGTCCTCCTTATTTTGAAGCAATTGCATCAAATCGATTAGACTTTGGTGAAGTGGGGAACTCCCCGGTTATTTCAGCGCAAGCAGCAGGTATTGGATTTACTGAAATTGCAAATACAAGCTATGCGAGAAAAGGAACAGGGATTCTTGTACAAAAGGATAGTAAGATTACGAGTATCAAAGAATTAAAAGGTAAAAAAATTGCGGTGGCAAAAGGAAGTAGTGCTTTTAATTTATTGTATCGAGCGCTTGATAAAGAAGGTATCAATGCGAAAGATGTAAATGTTATTCAACTACAACCAGATGAAGCGCAGCCAGCATTTGAATCAGGGTCAGTAGATGCGTGGGCAATTTGGGATCCTTTCATATCGTTACATACGGTAAATAAAGGAGCGAAGGTGATTACAGATGGTGAACGATTAAATGTATCTTCTCCAGAGTTTTTAATTGCGAGAACAAAATTTGCGAAAGAGCATCCAGAATTAGTTGAGAAATTCCTTAAAGTATATGAAAAAGCACGTGTATGGCAAGATGAAAACTTGGATGAAGCAATAAAAATATACACTTCTGCAAAGAAAATAGATGCAGAGATTGTAAAAGAAGTGTTTAATCACGACAAACCCATCTTAGTTCCGGTAACGAAAGAAATAGTTGCAGAACAGCAACAGACAGCAGATTTTCAATATAAGCTCGGTTCTATAAAGAAAGAAATTAAGACAGATAAAGTTGTAGATAATTCTTTCGTAGAAAAAGCGTTAAAGGCGAATTGA
- a CDS encoding ABC transporter ATP-binding protein: MTVSINEVSKYFWKQTGTVQVLENINFQLEKGDFVTVIGPSGCGKSTLLKIVAGLDNDFEGEIIIDGERITKPSKKQGFIFQEHRLFPWLTVEENIAADLSLKDKYVKDKVKEWVEIVRLDGFEKSYPKEISGGMSQRVAIARALLRDPSVLLLDEPFGALDAFTRSHLQEVLLNIWEQKKTTMIFVTHDIDEAIYLSNRIVIMSAKPGEIHKVIENNLSYPRNKTSQSFQQLRTKVLQQFEHGGLIQTSI; this comes from the coding sequence GTGACTGTTTCAATTAATGAGGTATCAAAATACTTTTGGAAGCAAACTGGTACTGTTCAAGTATTAGAGAATATTAATTTTCAATTAGAAAAAGGGGATTTTGTTACAGTAATTGGTCCGAGTGGTTGCGGGAAAAGTACATTATTAAAAATTGTTGCTGGTTTAGACAACGATTTTGAAGGTGAAATCATTATTGATGGGGAGCGCATAACAAAACCGAGTAAGAAGCAAGGATTTATATTTCAAGAGCATCGTCTGTTTCCGTGGTTAACAGTTGAAGAAAACATTGCAGCTGATTTGTCATTAAAAGATAAGTATGTGAAGGATAAGGTAAAGGAATGGGTTGAAATTGTTCGGTTAGATGGTTTTGAAAAATCATATCCGAAAGAAATATCAGGTGGGATGTCACAACGCGTTGCGATTGCAAGAGCTTTATTAAGAGACCCAAGTGTATTATTACTCGATGAACCTTTTGGAGCACTGGATGCGTTTACGCGAAGTCATTTGCAAGAAGTATTGCTGAATATTTGGGAGCAAAAGAAAACGACAATGATATTTGTTACACACGATATAGATGAAGCGATATATCTTTCAAACCGAATTGTCATCATGAGTGCAAAGCCAGGAGAAATACATAAAGTAATTGAAAATAATTTGTCTTACCCGCGAAATAAAACTTCTCAATCATTCCAACAGCTTCGAACGAAAGTATTACAGCAGTTTGAGCATGGAGGATTGATTCAAACAAGTATATAG